GAGACTTTTAAAACTTGTGACTTTGTCGTTCCCACGAAGTCGCGTTTTGGACGCAATGTACAGCCAGACCAACCCACCACGCCCCAGCCCACACAAGAACCCCACTCAACGCCGGGTGTTAACATAGACTCTGAGGCTGTCCCCCTTTCATGGATCCATCGCACATACGCAACTTCGCGATCATCGCGCATATCGACCACGGCAAATCCACGCTCTCTGACCGCCTGCTTGAGCTTACCGGCTCGCTGACCTCGCGCGAGATGCAGGCGCAAGTGCTCGACGCCATGGACCTCGAACGCGAGCGCGGCATCACCATCAAGGCCCACACCGTCCGCATGATGTACAAGGCCCAGGACGGCGAGACCTATCAGCTCAACCTCATCGACACCCCCGGCCACGTCGACTTCTCCTACGAGGTCTCGCGGTCGCTTGCATCGTGTGAAGGCGCTCTGCTCGTCGTCGACGCCTCGCAAGGCGTCGAAGCCCAGACCCTCGCCAACGCTTATCTCGCCATCTCGAACGGCCTCGAGATCCTTCCCATCATCAACAAGATCGATCTCCCCAGCGCCGATATCGAGCGCACCAAGGAGATGATCGAAAAGACCGTCGGCCTTCCCGCCACCGACGCCATCGCGGTCTCCGCCAAGACCGGCCTCAACGTCGCGTCGATCCTCGAAGCCGTCGTCACCCTGCTGCCACCGCCGCAGGGCAACCCCGACGCTCCGCTTCAGGCGCTCATCTTCGACTCCTGGTTCGATCCCTACAGAGGCGTCATCGTCCTCGCCCGCATCATCAACGGCAAGATGCGCAAGGGCATGAAGATCAAGCTGCTCTCGAACGGCAAGACCTTTGACGTCGAGAGCATGGGCGTCATGACCCCCAAGCCCGTCGAGATGCTGGAGCTCACTGCCGGCGAGGTCGGCTTCTTCGTGGCCACCATCAAGAACGTCGCCGACACCAAGGTCGGCGACACCATCACCTCGGTCGAGAACCCCTGCAACGAGATGCTCCCCGGCTTCGAGGACATCAAGTCGATGGTCTTCGCCGGCCTCTACACGGTCGATTCGCACGAGCACGCCATGCTCCGCGACGCGCTCGAAAAGCTCCGCCTCAACGACGCCAGCTTCTCCTTCGAGCCCGAATCCTCCGCCGCCCTCGGTTTCGGCTTCCGCTGCGGCTTCCTCGGCCTGCTTCATCTCGAAATCATTCAGGAGCGCCTGGAACGCGAGTTCTCGCTCGACCTCATCACCACCGCTCCCGGCGTCCGCTACAAGATCACCATGACCGACGGCACCGTCCTCGAGGTCGACAATCCCTCCCGCTGGCCCGATCCCACCGAGATCGAGACCATCGAAGAGCCCGTCATTATTGCGAAGATCCTGACGAATGAGGAGTACGTCGGCGGCATCCTGAAGCTGGTCGAAGACAAGCGCGGCAAGCAGAAGAACTTCGAGTACGTCTCCGAGACGCGCGTCCTCATCACCTACGAGCTTCCACTCAATGAAATCGTCCTCGACTTTTACGACCGCCTGAAGTCCGTCTCCCGCGGTTATGCCTCGCTCGACTACGTTCTCGCCGGTACCTGGATCTCGCCCATGGTCAAGATGGACATCCTCATCGGCGGCGACCCCGTCGACGCGCTCGGCATCATCGTCCACCGCGACTTTGCCTACGACCGCGGCCGCGCCCTCGTCTCGAAGATGCGCGAGCTGATCCCGCGCCAGATGTTCGAGGTCGCCATCCAGGCCGCCATCGGCGCAAAGGTCATCGCCCGCGAGACCGTCACCGCCATCCGCAAGAACGTCATCGCCAAGTGCTACGGGGGCGACATCAGCCGCAAACGCAAGCTCCTCGATAAGCAGAAAGAGGGCAAAAAGCGCATGAAGCGGATCGGCAAGGTCGACATCCCGCAGGAAGCCTTCCTGGCCGTCCTCAAGGTCGGCGAAGAATAACCGGGTGCCCCATCCATGACGGCTTCATCGTCATGGGTGGGACGTAAACCCCATCCCTGCACGCTTTTCAATGCTGAACAAATCCGGGGGCGTCCTCCCCTCTTATGCTCAAAATCGCTGGAAGGTTGTCACGGCAAATTAACCCTGATCTGTGGAAACTGTTGACTGGCGATGAGTTAGAAGTCCTGCGGCAGACGCTTCACCAAATTGCATGAGCCTCCGGCTAAACTACACAAAAGAATACACATAAGCGAAATTGATTTAACTGTCGGCACGAGCTCTGTAGCCGTTAGCAGTCAGAATCTCTTTCCCTCAATGGGAAAATCCACATTAGTTTCCACAGCCCGGGATGCTAATTCCCCTACGCAGAATCGCATTTTTGCTATCCCAAACGATCACGACGAGGGAGCCACAGGCTCCCTCGTCGCGGGCTTCGGAGGGTGAACGACTACTTCTTGGGAGCAGCGGCTGGAGTCTTCGCCGCACCAGCAGCCGGACGCGGACGCGTCGCCGAAGGTGCCGCCGGAGGCGGAGCAGCAACGCCCGACGAGGTGTTGTAGGCGTTGATGACAGCCTCGGTCACATCGGTCGTCGGAAGCGCCCACAGAACCGGGTTCTGCTGTCCGCTCACATCGAGCAGCAGCGTGTAACCATTGTCCTGCACATACTTACGCATCGTGGCGTTCACCTTCTGCGCCAGCTTACCGTAGGCCTCCTGCAGGTCCGCGTTGTAAGCGGTCTGGGCATCTTCGGCGTCGCGGTTCAGCTGCTTTTCCTTGGTGTCGATGTTCTTCAGGCGCGAAGCACGATCCTCATCCGAGGTCGTTGCCGGAAGGGCCTGGAGCTGCTTCTTCAGCGAATCCACTTCCTGCGCCAGCGTGTCGATCTGCGCCTTCTTGGGCTCGTACTTCTTCTGTACGGCCTGGACCGAAACCTGCCCCTCGTTGGTCGCGAACACCGACTGCTCAAAGGCAATCAGAGCGATCTTTGCGGGAATGGCCTGGGGAGCAACCGGTGCCGGGGCGGCAGCGGCGGGGGCAGCAGCGGGAGTCTGGGCGGAAACGGAAGCGGTGAAGAGCCCAGCGCCGAGCGCGGTGACGAGTGCGAGATTGCGATTCATGCGGTTTGAAGCTCCTTATATGCCAAAGCGGTAATTTGTGTGAAGAGGGAGAACTTGTGTGGGCGTTGATCCAAAGCCGCTGCGAGCGGAACACATCGCGGCTAGAAGGGAATCGCGGTCAGGTTGGATCATTCGCGGTGCCGGCTGGACAGGTCGTGGGTACTCGATTCGTCGATTGATTTCGCGGTGCAAACTGCGTACTACCGCGTATTCCACCCCATCTCGAAAAGCATAACTGCGGGCCTCCGAAGGACAGATCGGCCAGACCGTGCCGATTCCATCTTCAGGTACGCAGCGACCGGGCGTTTCCGTGGGAGCAAGCCAGGCGAGAGGGGTACCGGAACACGTCGATTATAGGGTGGCCGCGTTACAGGGTCAAATATCCGGCGGCCATTCGATGGCTTTTCAGCGGCTATTCACAACGCAATGCAAATACTGAAAAGCGGATATCGCCTTCCGGATTTCTCCATATTCCTGTCTTCTCCGTCCGAACCAACGCAAAGAATGCGGGATTGTTGGGCCTTTTCGTTTGGCTTTAGAATTGCATAAATCGTAACGACCGCGTTATTGAGTTAGCGATCGATTTGCCCCGGACCAGGAAGAGCTCGCGCCCACGTAGTCGCGGTTTACCGGAAAGGGAGAGGCTACCAGAACATACGGAAGCTGTTTTCAGGAGGCCGTGACTGGCCATTGCAGCAAAGCTGGATCCGCCTTATTTCTCCCCCAAGGTTGAATCCAAGCCCCGAAGGAACTTCGGGGCAATCCCGCACCGAAGGGTGACCCGGCTGGAGTTTTCGGGGCCCCGATGTCGCCCACACCGATGGAAATCTGGACCCATAAGGCAAATATCCGGCACCACCCCACACTCCCCTCAAAAGATTCGATTTGCCAAGATCAGGTGGTCGGCGTATTATCAGGCTTGCGTTAAGAGATGGCGTGGGTGCCGATCCCTTCTGTGTCTTCCATGTACCAATCGAGGCAGGCTTGGCCGCCTTTATACATGGGGTTTCAAACAGACAAAACGCAGTGTTCCTGCCTCGACGGAAAGTCGAAGGTTCGAACCAATCGAAATCAGCTCACCGAAATCGAGAAGACGTAACAAATTAGGGTTGCGGTCGCAGTAATCGGCAGGCCGGGTTTGCGCACACGCGCTCCACGGAGTTCGTGGAGGCAAACGCGCTACCAGCAGGTAGAGATAAACGTTACGTTCAGAGCAAAACTTGAGAACTGTTTCTTCCGACACCCAGACTCCGCATCCCTCCGTCAGTTGGATCACACGGTGCCCCATTCCCATGGGCTTCGCGACCTTTTCACCATGTAAGAAAGTTTCAGCACCTAGGCACCAGGAAGTGGAAGCATGACTTCAGATCAGAACGTATCCGACGTGCAGATGCACTCGGATCAGCCACCTCCGATCGCTCACCAGGGCGATTCGGGGCAGGATGCCGGGCAGAATGTACCGCACGGCATGGGACAGTCAAAGAGCAGTCGGCGTCGCCGCCGCAAGCGCAAAGGCAAAGGCCCGGAAGATGTCGCCCTCAACGGAGCGGCACAGGGTGGCGATAGCAGCGGCGAAGCTGCCGCGGCACCTCAGTCCGCAACCCCGCAGGGACAGCCATCCCGGCAGCAGAACGCCCAGGCCCCCAACCAACAGAACGGCCAGCAGAACGCGACCGGCACCAAGCGCTGGAAGAAGAAGTTCCGCGACCGTGACCGCCCACGCGAAGGCCGTTCCGAGAATCCCGGCAACCAGGCCAGCGGAAGCAGCAATGGCCACTCCAACAGCGGCGGCGGTTCGCGCAGCAGCAACGGCGATACCCACCAGTTTGGCAACAACGCCTTCAAGTCGCGCAAAGGCGGAGGCGGTGGCGGCAGTAAGCAGCAGTCTCGTGGTGCCCGCGGCTTCGTCGGCCCCATGGACCACAGCTATCGCGCCGTCAACGGCAACTTCGCCGACACGCCTCCTTCCACGATCGAGTCCTACGGTAACCATCAGCCCCGCGGCAACGGCCACAGCCGGGGCGGTGGCGGCGGATACCACGGCGACTCGCAGCCCAT
This Granulicella aggregans DNA region includes the following protein-coding sequences:
- a CDS encoding OmpH family outer membrane protein, with the protein product MNRNLALVTALGAGLFTASVSAQTPAAAPAAAAPAPVAPQAIPAKIALIAFEQSVFATNEGQVSVQAVQKKYEPKKAQIDTLAQEVDSLKKQLQALPATTSDEDRASRLKNIDTKEKQLNRDAEDAQTAYNADLQEAYGKLAQKVNATMRKYVQDNGYTLLLDVSGQQNPVLWALPTTDVTEAVINAYNTSSGVAAPPPAAPSATRPRPAAGAAKTPAAAPKK
- the lepA gene encoding translation elongation factor 4, coding for MDPSHIRNFAIIAHIDHGKSTLSDRLLELTGSLTSREMQAQVLDAMDLERERGITIKAHTVRMMYKAQDGETYQLNLIDTPGHVDFSYEVSRSLASCEGALLVVDASQGVEAQTLANAYLAISNGLEILPIINKIDLPSADIERTKEMIEKTVGLPATDAIAVSAKTGLNVASILEAVVTLLPPPQGNPDAPLQALIFDSWFDPYRGVIVLARIINGKMRKGMKIKLLSNGKTFDVESMGVMTPKPVEMLELTAGEVGFFVATIKNVADTKVGDTITSVENPCNEMLPGFEDIKSMVFAGLYTVDSHEHAMLRDALEKLRLNDASFSFEPESSAALGFGFRCGFLGLLHLEIIQERLEREFSLDLITTAPGVRYKITMTDGTVLEVDNPSRWPDPTEIETIEEPVIIAKILTNEEYVGGILKLVEDKRGKQKNFEYVSETRVLITYELPLNEIVLDFYDRLKSVSRGYASLDYVLAGTWISPMVKMDILIGGDPVDALGIIVHRDFAYDRGRALVSKMRELIPRQMFEVAIQAAIGAKVIARETVTAIRKNVIAKCYGGDISRKRKLLDKQKEGKKRMKRIGKVDIPQEAFLAVLKVGEE
- a CDS encoding response regulator, translated to MTSDQNVSDVQMHSDQPPPIAHQGDSGQDAGQNVPHGMGQSKSSRRRRRKRKGKGPEDVALNGAAQGGDSSGEAAAAPQSATPQGQPSRQQNAQAPNQQNGQQNATGTKRWKKKFRDRDRPREGRSENPGNQASGSSNGHSNSGGGSRSSNGDTHQFGNNAFKSRKGGGGGGSKQQSRGARGFVGPMDHSYRAVNGNFADTPPSTIESYGNHQPRGNGHSRGGGGGYHGDSQPIDYSQGRTIPIPEDAQTKIFFFIDDLFFVAKIQETARKLGVKIEFVKNDKESLAKLTGVEEADRPALIVFDLNNASAKPMTLIPKLKTKFKKSTSIVGFLSHLQGDLKAKAVEAGCDSVMPRAAFSQNLPNLLRRYGIVEEEEPNYNM